ACCTGGCTCTTCGCGTCCGGGCGCAACCAGGGCAGGGTGCCGTTCTTGCGCACTTCGGCCTGACGCTTGACCAGGCGGTGCGAGTAGGTGATCGGGGCCGGCATGAGCACGTCGGTCTCGTTGGTGGCGTAGCCGAACATGAGGCCTTGGTCGCCTGCACCCTGGGCCTTGTCTTCCTCGCGGTCGACGCCCTGAGCGATGTCCACGGACTGCTTGCCGATGGCGTTGATCACGGCGCAGGTAGCGCCGTCGAAGCCCATGTCCGAGTGGGAGTAGCCGATCTCCAGGATGGTCTTGCGAACGAGGTCTTCGAGGTCGATCCAGGCGTTGGTGGTGACCTCGCCGGCCACGATGGCCATACCGGTCTTCACCATGGTCTCGCACGCCACGCGGGCCCGAGAGTCCTCCGCCAGGATGGCGTCGAGCACGGCATCGGAGATTTGGTCCGCAATCTTATCCGGATGACCTTCCGACACCGACTCGGAAGTGAAAAGGTACGATTTGCTCATATTTCTTCTGTCCCCGTGGGTAAACGAGACGCTCGGGCACCCTCTGGGGGATGCTTCCTCAGGTTGTGGACCGGACTGGACTGGCCCGTAAAACTGCTTCTGGAATCAGCTAGATAGGCGGCTTCGCGGCTGCGCAGCGAGCGCGGATTATACAGCAACTCCGCCGCAGTGCCGAAAAGCCGTCACGCTTTGAAGCATTCTTCGCCGCGCTCACGCGTAGGGCGATGCTAGAATTCGTCGTCGCCAACATCGCCGTATCGCTCGAGGGGTAGCATGCCCGCCTTGGAATCGCCCGTCTGCGATTTCGGTTCACCTATTCCAGATTTCTGCCTGCCAGACCCAGCCGGCGCGCTTTTCCGACGCGACGACTGCACCGGTACGCGCGGATTGTTGGTTATGTTCCTCTGCAACCACTGCCCGTTCGTTCAGGCCGTGCTCCCGCGGCTGGTGGAGCAGGCCCGCGCCCTCGCCGCCGAGGGCGTCGGCTCGGTCGCCCTCATGCCCAACGACTATCGGGCCTACCCGGCGGACGCACCTCCCGAGATGCAGGGCCTGAGCGAGCGGATGGATTTCCCCTTCCCCTACCTGGTGGATGAGGGCGGTGAGGTGGCGCGCCACTTCGGCGCGGTCTGCACGCCTGATTTCTTCGGCTACAACGCCGCCGGGCTGCTGCAATATCGCGGTCGGCTGGACGACGCCCGCCTGCAGCCGGCGACTGAAGACACTCGCCAGGAGCTGCTCGACGCCATGCGCGCCGTGGCCCGCACCGGCCAAGGGCCCGCGGAGCAGTTTCCGAGCATGGGCTGCTCCATCAAGTGGGCTGACGCCTAGGTGCGCGCCCGGCCGCTCAAGGACGAGGCGTCACTTTGGTTGATGGCGCTCCGGGCGCGCGAGACAATGCGCGCCCATTTGATTCACAACGCCGGTCATCCGACGACTAGATCCCGCTAGAGGTTCATGCATGCCCACCCGTAGAGATTTAGCCAACGCGCTACGCGCCCTCGCCATGGATGCCGTAGAGCAGGCACGTTCGGGGCATCCGGGCATGCCCATGGGCATGGCGGACATGGCCGAGGTGTTGTGGAACGACTGGTTGGTGCACAACCCGGCTAACCCGCGGTGGGACAATCGCGACCGCTTCGTGGTCTCCAACGGCCACGGCTCCATGCTGGTGTACGCCTTGCTGCACCTGACCGGCTACGACCTGCCCCTCGAAGAGCTGCGAAACTTCCGCCAACTCGGTTCACGCACCCCGGGCCATCCTGAGTACGGCATCACCCCGGGTGTGGAGACCACCACCGGTCCCCTCGGCCAGGGCATCGCCAACGCCGTCGGCATGGCCCTCGCCGAACAGGTGCTGGCCGCCCGCTTCAATCGCCCGGGCTTTCCGATCGTCGACCACCACACCTACGTGTTCCTCGGCGACGGGTGCCTCATGGAGGGCATCTCCCACGAGGCGTGCTCCCTTGCCGGCACCTTGGGGCTCGGCAAGCTCATCGCCCTCTACGACGACAACGGCATCTCCATCGACGGCGATGTGCGCGGCTGGTTTACGGACGATACGGAGCAGCGCTTCCTGTCCTACGGCTGGCACGTGATCGACGACATCGACGGCCACGACCCCGACGCCGTGGCTCGTGCCCTCGAAGTGGCGCGCTCCATCGAAGACAAGCCCACGCTGATCATGTGTCGCACGGTGATCGGCTACGGCTCGCCGGCGAAGGAAGGCACGGGGGATTGCCACGGCGCGCCCCTCGGCGCGGAGG
Above is a window of Pseudomonadota bacterium DNA encoding:
- a CDS encoding thioredoxin family protein, coding for MPALESPVCDFGSPIPDFCLPDPAGALFRRDDCTGTRGLLVMFLCNHCPFVQAVLPRLVEQARALAAEGVGSVALMPNDYRAYPADAPPEMQGLSERMDFPFPYLVDEGGEVARHFGAVCTPDFFGYNAAGLLQYRGRLDDARLQPATEDTRQELLDAMRAVARTGQGPAEQFPSMGCSIKWADA